Proteins encoded by one window of Polaribacter haliotis:
- a CDS encoding DoxX family membrane protein: MNFLSNYPAEVLILFFLIVTFIQSGIDKLLDWKGNVSFITEHFKNSPLKNSVPFLLAIILIIEVVAGILMIIGVYQLYTSEAKEIASFGIELSAITLIFLLIGQRLAKDYAGAMSLAVYFIISILGVYLLNS, encoded by the coding sequence ATGAACTTTTTATCAAATTATCCTGCAGAAGTATTAATTCTGTTTTTCTTAATTGTTACTTTTATTCAATCTGGAATCGACAAACTTTTAGATTGGAAAGGGAACGTTTCTTTTATTACAGAACATTTTAAAAACTCTCCATTAAAAAATAGTGTTCCTTTTTTATTAGCTATTATTTTAATTATTGAAGTCGTTGCAGGAATTTTAATGATTATTGGAGTTTATCAATTATATACTTCAGAAGCAAAAGAAATTGCTTCTTTCGGTATTGAGCTCTCTGCAATCACTTTAATATTTTTATTAATAGGACAACGTTTGGCAAAAGATTATGCAGGAGCGATGTCTTTAGCTGTCTATTTTATTATATCAATTTTGGGTGTTTATTTATTAAATAGCTAA
- a CDS encoding class I SAM-dependent methyltransferase, whose translation MENEKELYTNLIPHLNCKDFTVSKETFQVMKNEEYEMLVTCPVPENLEDYYKSEDYISHTDSKKSLIDKIYQLVKNYTLKQKLSLLNSFETESKLVLDIGAGTGDFLKVCKNDNWEVLGVEPNLDARKIASKKGIELTENLSEITKQQFDVITLWHVLEHVPDLKRTIKTLKSLLKPKGRIIVAVPNYKSCDAKSYKEYWAAYDVPRHLWHFSQKSIHKLFSEVDMIVDETLPMKFDAYYVSLLSEKYKAGKTNPLKAFYRGFLSNFNAMKSSEYSSFIYVIKNY comes from the coding sequence ATGGAGAATGAAAAAGAACTCTATACAAATTTAATTCCCCACTTAAATTGTAAAGATTTTACGGTTTCGAAAGAAACTTTTCAAGTAATGAAAAACGAGGAATATGAAATGTTGGTTACATGCCCAGTTCCAGAAAATTTAGAAGATTATTATAAAAGTGAAGATTATATTTCTCACACAGACAGTAAAAAATCTTTAATTGATAAAATCTACCAATTAGTAAAAAATTACACTTTAAAACAAAAGCTTTCGCTATTAAATTCTTTTGAAACAGAATCTAAATTGGTTTTAGATATTGGAGCAGGAACAGGAGATTTTTTAAAAGTTTGTAAAAATGACAACTGGGAAGTTTTAGGAGTTGAACCCAATTTAGATGCTAGAAAAATTGCATCTAAAAAAGGGATAGAATTAACAGAAAATTTATCAGAAATTACAAAACAGCAATTCGATGTAATTACACTTTGGCATGTTTTAGAACACGTACCAGATTTAAAGAGAACTATTAAAACACTAAAAAGTTTATTAAAACCCAAAGGTAGAATTATTGTTGCTGTACCAAACTATAAAAGTTGCGATGCAAAATCTTATAAAGAATATTGGGCAGCTTATGATGTTCCAAGACATCTTTGGCATTTCTCTCAAAAATCCATTCACAAATTATTCTCTGAAGTAGATATGATTGTAGATGAAACTTTGCCTATGAAATTCGATGCATATTATGTTTCGCTTTTAAGTGAAAAATATAAAGCAGGAAAAACCAATCCACTAAAAGCGTTTTACAGAGGATTTTTATCAAACTTTAATGCAATGAAGAGTTCTGAGTATTCTTCGTTTATTTATGTGATTAAAAACTACTAA
- a CDS encoding DUF1801 domain-containing protein, whose amino-acid sequence MQYKANSPEDYISQVPEERQEALKKLRKIIKENLPKDFEEGMQYGMIGYYVPHKIYPNGYHCKPEEPLPFMSFASQKNSVNLYHSGIYAVPEIHDWFVNEYPKHNSRKLDMGKSCIRFKKVDDIPYDLIAELCKKLSVKEWIEIYETNIKKK is encoded by the coding sequence ATGCAATACAAAGCAAATTCTCCTGAAGATTACATTAGTCAAGTTCCTGAAGAAAGACAAGAAGCGCTTAAAAAGCTTCGAAAAATCATCAAAGAAAATCTCCCAAAAGACTTTGAGGAAGGCATGCAATATGGAATGATTGGGTATTATGTTCCACATAAAATTTATCCAAATGGTTATCATTGTAAACCAGAAGAACCTTTGCCTTTTATGAGTTTTGCTTCTCAGAAAAACTCCGTTAATCTATATCATAGTGGAATTTATGCAGTTCCAGAAATCCATGATTGGTTTGTAAATGAATATCCAAAACACAATTCTCGAAAATTAGATATGGGGAAAAGTTGTATCCGTTTTAAAAAAGTAGATGATATTCCTTATGATTTAATTGCAGAATTATGTAAAAAATTATCTGTAAAAGAATGGATTGAAATTTACGAAACAAACATCAAAAAGAAGTAA
- a CDS encoding VOC family protein produces MKNRVTGIGGLFFKTEDPKASKDWYKNHLGFNTDEWGATFWWKDKEGKDASTQWSPFFKDTKHFEPSKKDFMFNYRVENLVELLAELKKEGVTIVGEMETYDYGKFGWILDNEGNKIELWEPIDQAFK; encoded by the coding sequence ATGAAAAATAGAGTTACAGGAATTGGCGGATTATTTTTTAAAACTGAAGATCCAAAAGCATCTAAAGATTGGTATAAAAATCATTTAGGTTTTAACACAGATGAATGGGGCGCTACATTTTGGTGGAAAGATAAAGAAGGAAAAGACGCATCAACTCAATGGAGTCCTTTTTTTAAAGACACTAAACACTTCGAACCTTCAAAAAAGGACTTTATGTTTAATTATAGGGTTGAAAATTTAGTAGAATTGTTAGCAGAACTAAAGAAAGAAGGTGTTACTATTGTTGGAGAAATGGAAACCTACGATTATGGAAAATTCGGCTGGATTTTAGATAATGAAGGTAATAAAATAGAGCTTTGGGAACCAATAGATCAAGCTTTTAAATAA